The proteins below come from a single Parcubacteria group bacterium genomic window:
- a CDS encoding magnesium transporter CorA family protein, whose amino-acid sequence MQEIKTEKFSWIDFAEPNADDILKIQKRFKLHPLVVEEFSTPTLRPKAAEYDNCVYLAIHIPLYDSENKTTYPGELDIVICENTLITSHDVEIYQLSEFFNEVKKNKKKRELYMSQSPAALLRYLLEMLLESCFPRLDHISKKLDFVEKEIFAQHEKEMVFEISLVKRDILNFRRTMKPQKSVFESLTQEHKFIERELRPYFQDLIGTNIRIWNMLESAKETIESLEATNNSLLSNQLDMTMKVLTIFSAVMLPMTVYSNILAMSADIPFGKNPNAFWIHLSIMFALSLATITFFKVRKWL is encoded by the coding sequence ATGCAAGAAATAAAAACCGAAAAGTTCAGCTGGATCGATTTCGCGGAGCCCAATGCCGATGATATCTTAAAGATCCAAAAAAGATTCAAGCTGCATCCGTTGGTCGTGGAAGAGTTTTCCACTCCAACACTCCGACCCAAAGCGGCGGAATATGACAACTGCGTCTATCTCGCCATCCACATTCCGCTCTACGACTCCGAAAACAAAACTACCTACCCGGGCGAACTGGACATTGTTATTTGCGAAAATACCCTCATCACTTCGCACGATGTGGAAATCTACCAACTGAGCGAATTTTTCAACGAGGTCAAAAAAAACAAGAAAAAACGCGAACTCTACATGAGTCAAAGCCCGGCAGCGCTTTTGCGCTATCTACTTGAAATGCTTTTGGAATCCTGCTTTCCGCGCTTGGATCATATCTCCAAAAAACTGGATTTCGTAGAAAAAGAAATTTTCGCCCAGCATGAAAAAGAAATGGTCTTTGAAATTTCCCTAGTCAAAAGAGACATCCTGAACTTTCGCCGCACCATGAAACCGCAAAAAAGCGTCTTTGAATCATTGACGCAAGAACACAAATTCATCGAACGTGAACTGCGCCCCTACTTCCAAGATCTCATCGGCACCAATATCCGTATTTGGAATATGTTGGAAAGCGCCAAGGAAACCATCGAGTCACTGGAAGCCACGAACAATTCCCTCCTTTCCAACCAGCTCGACATGACCATGAAAGTGCTCACGATTTTTTCCGCCGTAATGCTCCCAATGACCGTCTACTCCAACATCCTAGCCATGAGCGCGGACATTCCGTTCGGCAAAAACCCCAATGCGTTTTGGATCCATCTCAGCATCATGTTCGCCCTCTCCCTGGCAACGATCACTTTTTTTAAGGTCAGGAAGTGGCTGTAG
- the cysS gene encoding cysteine--tRNA ligase: protein MKLYNTLARTKEEFKPIHAGKVGFYTCGPTVYDYIHIGNIKSYMTADTLRRYLSYLGYEVRHIKNITDVGHLTDDDIAQGDSGEDKMEKKALAEKKSPAEIAEFYENYFREVEKQINILPAHFFPRATAHIPQMIKTITGLIEKGFAYEKNGNVFFSVKKFPAYGKLSGNTLENLKVGARLEEHPDKEDSWDFALWLRAPKEHLMKFDSPWSVGYPGWHIECTAMSSEYLGDTFDIHTGGEDNIFPHHEAEIAQSECFSGKKFVNYWLHTRLLMVDGKKMSKSKGNFYRLDDVLEKGYSAMDLRILILSSHYRSQMNFTWDSMEQAKSNFQKITAWINNLQTISADAPDEKPEISFTHIYQKRFEEAMDDDLNTPLALSVIYELITETNKLLTDDKLSPATAKEILNFWHRINKVLGLVIARVVVIPENITILAERRKQAREEKDFQLSDDLREEIEDRGYVVEDLKDNNYSLKLK, encoded by the coding sequence ATGAAACTATACAACACCCTCGCCCGTACAAAGGAAGAATTCAAACCGATCCATGCCGGCAAGGTCGGTTTTTATACTTGCGGCCCGACCGTCTATGACTATATCCACATCGGCAACATCAAATCCTACATGACCGCCGACACCTTGCGCCGCTACCTTAGTTATCTCGGCTATGAAGTCCGCCACATCAAAAATATCACCGACGTCGGCCACCTGACTGATGACGACATCGCCCAGGGCGATAGCGGCGAGGACAAGATGGAAAAAAAAGCACTCGCCGAAAAAAAATCCCCTGCTGAAATCGCAGAATTTTATGAAAACTATTTCCGTGAAGTAGAAAAACAGATCAATATCCTGCCCGCGCATTTTTTCCCCCGCGCTACCGCCCACATTCCCCAAATGATCAAAACCATTACCGGCCTCATAGAAAAAGGTTTCGCTTATGAGAAAAACGGCAATGTTTTTTTCAGCGTCAAAAAATTTCCCGCCTATGGAAAACTTTCTGGCAATACTCTGGAAAATTTAAAAGTCGGCGCCCGGCTCGAAGAACATCCCGACAAGGAGGATTCTTGGGATTTTGCTCTCTGGCTCCGCGCGCCCAAAGAGCACCTGATGAAATTTGATTCCCCTTGGTCGGTCGGCTACCCAGGCTGGCACATCGAATGTACCGCCATGAGCTCGGAATATTTGGGTGACACCTTCGACATCCACACTGGTGGCGAGGACAATATTTTTCCCCACCACGAAGCGGAAATTGCCCAGAGCGAATGTTTTTCCGGTAAAAAATTCGTCAATTATTGGCTGCACACGAGACTGCTCATGGTCGACGGGAAAAAAATGTCCAAATCTAAAGGCAATTTCTACCGCTTGGACGATGTTTTGGAAAAAGGTTATTCCGCAATGGATCTGCGTATTCTAATCCTTTCCTCACATTACCGGAGCCAGATGAATTTCACTTGGGATTCGATGGAGCAAGCCAAAAGTAATTTTCAAAAAATCACCGCCTGGATCAATAATTTGCAAACCATCTCCGCCGACGCACCAGACGAAAAACCGGAAATCAGCTTCACGCACATCTACCAAAAACGTTTTGAAGAAGCGATGGATGATGATCTCAATACCCCGCTCGCACTGAGCGTGATCTATGAGCTGATCACAGAAACCAACAAACTACTAACGGATGATAAATTATCCCCCGCCACCGCCAAGGAAATTTTGAATTTTTGGCATCGGATCAATAAAGTGCTGGGATTGGTGATTGCAAGGGTTGTAGTAATTCCGGAAAACATAACAATCCTCGCCGAAAGAAGAAAACAAGCCAGAGAAGAAAAAGATTTTCAACTTTCCGATGATTTGCGCGAAGAAATTGAAGACCGAGGTTATGTCGTGGAAGATTTAAAAGATAATAATTATTCACTCAAGCTAAAATAA
- a CDS encoding glycosyltransferase family 4 protein, with amino-acid sequence MKIAFIGQKGIPVSSGGVERRVQELATRMAKLGHEVFVYARKNYASELISEYKGVKIIYLPCVETKNLGAITHTLIASLHAIFQKYDIVHYQAPGPSSLCWIMKLFNPSTGLVATFNSRDEKHQKWGRIARAYLRFGEFVINKVPDRTISVSKLIKEHSREKYGNEHITVIHNGSAIMPTNETDELDKWDLEKNHYFLTVARLVRHKGIHYLIEAFKSAKKKHALPENLKLAIVGDSAYTDDYVTYLKKIAEADADIIFTGSQSGASLAQLYANAFAFVLPSEAEGLSNVLLEAMGYGLAPIISSIPENTIVVEDNGLTFENSNASDLEKMLILAASNPENTKRLGLLAKQSVEKNYSWDENVSRTLKLYSALLQEKNSRRFIFQRKRLS; translated from the coding sequence ATGAAAATCGCATTTATCGGACAAAAAGGTATTCCTGTGAGCTCTGGTGGGGTAGAAAGAAGAGTTCAGGAGCTAGCGACAAGAATGGCCAAACTTGGTCATGAGGTTTTTGTTTATGCGAGAAAAAATTATGCTTCAGAACTAATTTCTGAATATAAAGGCGTAAAGATAATCTATCTTCCTTGCGTTGAAACGAAAAATCTGGGAGCAATCACTCACACACTAATTGCCAGCCTTCACGCGATTTTCCAAAAATATGATATCGTCCATTACCAAGCACCTGGACCATCTTCTCTATGTTGGATAATGAAGCTTTTTAATCCAAGCACTGGACTGGTGGCAACTTTTAATTCCCGAGATGAAAAACACCAAAAATGGGGACGCATCGCCAGAGCCTATTTACGCTTTGGAGAATTTGTCATAAACAAAGTTCCCGACCGAACGATTTCTGTCAGTAAACTCATCAAAGAGCATTCAAGGGAAAAATATGGCAATGAGCATATCACAGTCATCCACAATGGATCCGCCATCATGCCGACCAATGAAACTGATGAGCTTGATAAATGGGACTTGGAGAAAAATCACTATTTCCTCACTGTCGCAAGATTGGTCCGTCACAAAGGTATCCATTACTTAATTGAGGCATTCAAAAGCGCCAAGAAAAAACACGCGCTTCCCGAAAATCTCAAATTAGCCATCGTCGGTGATAGCGCTTATACGGACGACTATGTCACTTATCTGAAAAAAATCGCCGAAGCGGATGCAGATATCATTTTCACTGGAAGCCAGTCTGGTGCATCCCTCGCGCAACTCTATGCTAATGCTTTTGCTTTCGTCCTGCCTTCAGAGGCAGAAGGGCTTTCTAATGTCCTGCTTGAAGCGATGGGTTATGGCCTCGCACCGATTATCAGCAGCATCCCGGAAAACACGATAGTCGTTGAAGACAATGGACTGACATTCGAAAATAGCAACGCCTCCGACTTAGAAAAAATGCTCATCCTGGCGGCAAGTAATCCCGAAAACACAAAAAGACTTGGCCTCTTAGCCAAGCAATCGGTGGAGAAAAATTACAGCTGGGATGAAAACGTTTCCCGGACCCTAAAGCTTTATTCGGCTTTGCTGCAAGAAAAAAATAGCCGTCGCTTTATTTTTCAACGCAAAAGACTTTCGTAA
- the rplU gene encoding 50S ribosomal protein L21 gives MLAIIKTGGKQYKVKVGDKIKVEKLEDAIDSVIVFPEVLFVGDEKEIKVGTPFLTGAKVEGKILRTEQGDKVTGIKFKAKKRYKVKFGHRQIFTEVEITKIA, from the coding sequence ATGTTGGCAATTATCAAAACCGGCGGCAAGCAGTACAAAGTCAAAGTCGGAGACAAAATTAAGGTTGAAAAGCTGGAAGACGCGATTGACAGCGTGATTGTTTTCCCAGAGGTGCTTTTTGTGGGCGATGAAAAAGAGATCAAGGTCGGTACACCTTTTCTAACAGGCGCGAAAGTGGAAGGCAAGATCCTGCGCACCGAGCAGGGCGACAAGGTGACCGGCATCAAATTCAAAGCTAAGAAAAGATACAAGGTAAAATTTGGACACCGCCAAATCTTTACAGAAGTGGAGATTACTAAGATTGCTTAG
- a CDS encoding tRNA-dihydrouridine synthase gives MQKFWLKLPRPILALAPMAGITDSAFRQICRAHGADVTYSEMASVSALFFKPGKTLELVRFNKQERPYVVQLFGNNPEHFAVATKIITKEVRPDGIDINFGCPAKKVFKHGSGCALMPQIELARKIISAVCNNTNLPVSIKIRAGLKNLDALEFIEKTKDLPYSTVMVHGRTYEGGFSGSVDWEIISQIKKIIPEKIVLGNGGITTPENALEVLQKYPEIDGLGIARGAWGKPYLFEQIKKITEHCHPERSGAKSKDLLTGTSSETTSRVSMHSVYPFSKIKKIMLEHAKLIYADKNEMGKLEIRKHLVWYIKGFPGAAELRQKLVRAESLAEIKEILK, from the coding sequence ATGCAAAAATTTTGGCTAAAACTACCCCGTCCCATCCTTGCTCTAGCACCCATGGCCGGCATCACGGACAGCGCTTTTAGGCAGATTTGCCGGGCGCATGGCGCCGATGTGACTTATTCGGAGATGGCAAGCGTCAGCGCGCTGTTTTTTAAGCCTGGGAAGACCCTGGAACTGGTTAGATTCAATAAACAGGAGCGTCCCTATGTCGTTCAACTGTTCGGCAACAATCCGGAACATTTCGCCGTAGCCACCAAAATTATTACCAAAGAAGTCAGACCAGATGGCATTGACATCAATTTCGGTTGTCCCGCCAAAAAAGTTTTCAAGCACGGTTCTGGCTGTGCCCTGATGCCTCAGATTGAACTCGCTCGCAAAATCATCTCGGCTGTTTGTAACAATACTAATTTGCCCGTATCGATCAAAATCCGCGCCGGCCTAAAAAATCTTGATGCCCTGGAGTTTATCGAAAAAACCAAAGACCTCCCCTACTCCACTGTAATGGTGCACGGCCGAACATACGAAGGCGGATTTTCCGGCTCAGTCGATTGGGAAATCATTTCCCAGATCAAAAAAATTATTCCTGAAAAAATTGTCCTAGGCAATGGCGGAATCACCACGCCCGAAAACGCTTTAGAAGTTTTGCAAAAATATCCAGAAATTGACGGCCTCGGAATTGCCAGAGGCGCCTGGGGCAAGCCGTATCTTTTTGAACAAATCAAAAAAATAACTGAGCACTGTCATCCTGAGCGAAGTGGAGCGAAGTCGAAGGATCTACTCACTGGAACCTCCAGTGAAACTACTTCTCGAGTTTCCATGCATTCAGTTTACCCCTTTTCCAAAATCAAAAAAATAATGCTCGAACACGCCAAACTGATTTATGCTGACAAGAACGAAATGGGCAAACTAGAAATCAGAAAGCATCTTGTCTGGTACATCAAAGGTTTTCCTGGTGCCGCCGAACTACGTCAAAAACTGGTTCGCGCCGAAAGTCTTGCAGAAATCAAGGAGATTTTGAAATAA
- the recR gene encoding recombination mediator RecR, with protein MMYPKSFKKLIDNFAALPSIGPKMAERLVLFLFKEDNQKLSDFAKSLEDFKKNLRHCKKCWNISEEEYCSICQDSSRDQGTICVVEDALDVFAIEKTKKYTGLYHVLGGVLSPQKTVGSENLHLKDLENRVEKEKITEVILAMNPTTEGDATALYITRTLKDKGIKITRLARGLATGADIEHADELTLSSSLANRREV; from the coding sequence ATTATGTATCCCAAAAGTTTCAAAAAACTAATCGATAACTTCGCAGCCCTGCCGTCGATCGGTCCTAAAATGGCCGAACGTTTAGTCTTGTTCCTCTTTAAAGAAGACAATCAAAAATTGTCCGATTTTGCCAAAAGCCTGGAAGATTTCAAAAAAAATCTCCGCCACTGCAAAAAATGCTGGAACATCAGTGAAGAAGAATACTGCTCAATCTGCCAGGATAGCTCCCGTGATCAAGGCACAATTTGTGTCGTCGAAGATGCGCTGGATGTTTTCGCCATTGAAAAAACCAAAAAATATACCGGACTCTACCATGTCCTGGGCGGAGTTTTGAGCCCCCAAAAAACCGTCGGCTCAGAAAATCTACATCTCAAAGATCTGGAAAACCGAGTAGAAAAAGAAAAAATCACTGAAGTAATCCTCGCCATGAACCCCACGACCGAGGGTGATGCTACTGCGCTCTATATCACCAGAACCCTAAAAGACAAGGGAATAAAAATCACCCGCCTAGCAAGAGGCCTTGCCACCGGAGCTGACATTGAACACGCTGATGAGTTGACGCTTAGCTCATCACTGGCTAATAGAAGAGAAGTTTAA
- a CDS encoding radical SAM protein gives MKKKKIVFCYFAPKEIDYTPTDIGYVIAILNQKFLSGYEFEIVQLSYEITKGEEDGGGKIRKKIIQKDVDLIGHQNPDAVFLFIENVLWSKVFAFGRAKSVMKELRRRHQGLFIGLQSHKIQIDQMRNILDENYADCIINGDPERAFCQLSYILERKRVPGVCYSMKTYQENFREESDRERCSLADNLDDIPSPYLEHVFDAHIQDCQARLGNSFRAFLVSSRGCSFGCFYCSRSVKFEKVRYFSPKRFYDELEYLFDQFGVYRFFVLDDAFLYSKQRLLEFEKEFENRLMVNPSMERICLTIMARPETIDKEVVEILAKLNVKYIQIGLQTINPKLQHYMKRTIDVGYFSQIREWLYKYDIELYLDVIIGLPGDSVEWCKKTVCYALSLDPFFFQVKQLYLNPNTLFQLRRLEYAIEIEQSEMEFDVPCVIRASGVDSKYFDEMNDFIMQKIAANPQVYWRYISKQKLFLSDGLYRDQKNTLV, from the coding sequence ATGAAAAAAAAGAAAATAGTGTTTTGTTATTTTGCGCCAAAAGAAATCGATTATACGCCAACAGACATTGGGTATGTTATTGCTATTCTAAATCAAAAATTTCTTTCCGGGTACGAATTTGAAATTGTTCAATTGAGTTATGAAATTACAAAAGGGGAGGAGGATGGGGGAGGAAAAATACGAAAAAAAATAATCCAAAAAGACGTCGATCTCATAGGGCACCAAAATCCGGACGCAGTTTTTTTATTCATAGAAAATGTTCTGTGGAGCAAAGTCTTTGCCTTTGGTCGCGCAAAATCTGTCATGAAAGAGCTTCGTCGGCGTCACCAAGGATTATTTATTGGCCTACAGAGTCATAAGATTCAGATTGATCAGATGCGCAATATATTGGATGAGAACTATGCCGACTGCATTATCAACGGGGATCCCGAGCGTGCTTTTTGCCAGCTTAGTTATATTTTAGAGCGCAAGCGCGTTCCGGGTGTGTGCTATTCTATGAAAACTTATCAGGAAAATTTCAGGGAAGAATCGGATAGGGAGCGGTGCAGTTTAGCGGATAATCTTGATGATATCCCATCACCCTACCTGGAACACGTTTTTGATGCTCATATCCAAGACTGCCAGGCACGATTAGGGAATTCTTTTAGGGCTTTTCTGGTTTCATCTCGCGGGTGTAGTTTTGGCTGTTTTTATTGCTCTCGTAGTGTAAAATTTGAAAAAGTGCGCTATTTTTCACCAAAACGTTTTTATGATGAGCTGGAATATTTATTTGATCAATTCGGTGTGTATCGATTCTTTGTTTTGGATGATGCCTTTCTCTATTCTAAGCAGCGCTTGTTGGAATTTGAGAAGGAATTTGAGAATCGCCTTATGGTGAACCCTAGCATGGAGAGGATATGTCTTACAATAATGGCTCGACCGGAAACGATTGATAAAGAGGTGGTGGAAATTCTGGCTAAGCTCAATGTCAAATATATTCAGATTGGGCTACAAACTATCAATCCAAAATTACAACATTATATGAAGCGGACAATTGATGTCGGGTATTTTAGCCAAATACGTGAGTGGTTGTATAAATATGATATCGAGTTGTATCTGGATGTCATTATTGGACTCCCTGGGGATTCTGTCGAATGGTGTAAGAAAACAGTTTGTTATGCGTTAAGCCTCGATCCTTTTTTCTTTCAAGTGAAGCAACTTTATCTAAATCCAAACACACTTTTTCAATTGAGGCGATTAGAATATGCTATCGAAATTGAGCAGTCCGAAATGGAATTTGATGTTCCTTGTGTAATTAGGGCCAGTGGGGTGGATAGCAAATATTTTGATGAAATGAACGATTTTATTATGCAAAAGATTGCGGCTAATCCACAGGTTTATTGGAGATATATTTCCAAACAGAAACTTTTTTTAAGCGATGGCCTTTATCGCGATCAAAAAAACACCCTTGTTTGA
- a CDS encoding DUF4012 domain-containing protein, producing MQRKNRNFIIFWIFAVIFLTGWYSYWQVKSNKEFGTISSVINFLPMDELKKAKFKTMASFAEYLFEKDGEEKTFMLMFQNNMELRPGGGYIGSFGILKMQDGQVKQLQTHDLSNFDGRVPNGIVPPYPIKEALNVKDWKLRDSNWSPDFPTNAQKADEFYHLGQGQENFAGVIAINSNVLLSFLKVTGPVEIPGYPGTYDSENAVKNLEYQVEKGFYQQGLKIGERKGVMNLLASEIKKKVFDLNMRQKLQLAEIILDDLNRKDIQLYFKDENLESQAQRAQWDGGVDKNWAGDYLMLVDANMGSLKSDYYLRRSFNYTIDLTGDVPKADLKITYNHTAKEKDWMTKDYQTYLRAYVPQSSWLVNSQNLGEQKFGDELGKKYFGSMFTVPLGRTKTVEFSYTLPKVTAENYDLLIQRQSGSGAVTGQVTIIYKSQKKMMYEIDLSKDWKLSENQ from the coding sequence ATGCAAAGAAAAAACCGCAATTTTATCATCTTTTGGATCTTTGCCGTGATATTCCTCACCGGCTGGTATTCCTATTGGCAAGTTAAGAGCAATAAGGAATTCGGAACGATCAGCTCAGTGATCAACTTCCTTCCAATGGACGAACTGAAAAAAGCCAAGTTCAAAACGATGGCTAGTTTCGCCGAGTATCTGTTTGAGAAGGATGGTGAAGAAAAAACCTTTATGTTGATGTTCCAAAATAATATGGAACTGCGGCCGGGCGGTGGATACATCGGATCGTTTGGAATTTTGAAAATGCAAGATGGGCAAGTGAAACAGTTGCAGACACATGACCTTTCTAATTTTGACGGTCGGGTGCCCAATGGTATCGTGCCACCTTATCCGATCAAAGAAGCGTTGAATGTGAAAGATTGGAAGCTTCGTGATTCTAACTGGTCACCGGATTTTCCGACGAATGCCCAGAAGGCCGATGAATTTTATCATCTTGGACAGGGGCAGGAAAATTTTGCTGGCGTGATTGCCATCAATAGCAATGTTCTCTTGTCTTTTCTCAAGGTGACCGGACCAGTGGAAATTCCCGGTTATCCAGGAACGTATGACAGTGAAAACGCTGTGAAGAATTTGGAGTATCAGGTAGAGAAAGGTTTTTATCAGCAAGGCCTGAAGATTGGTGAGCGCAAAGGTGTGATGAATCTTTTGGCTTCGGAAATTAAAAAGAAAGTATTTGATTTGAATATGCGCCAAAAACTGCAATTAGCGGAGATTATTTTAGACGATTTGAATCGCAAGGATATCCAGCTTTATTTTAAAGACGAAAATTTAGAAAGCCAGGCGCAGCGTGCTCAGTGGGATGGGGGTGTGGACAAGAATTGGGCGGGCGATTACCTGATGTTGGTCGATGCCAATATGGGATCGCTCAAAAGTGATTATTATCTGCGTCGCTCATTTAACTACACGATTGATCTCACGGGTGATGTGCCAAAAGCGGATCTGAAAATTACCTATAATCACACAGCCAAAGAAAAAGACTGGATGACGAAAGATTACCAGACGTATCTGCGGGCTTATGTTCCGCAAAGTAGCTGGCTTGTGAATTCACAAAACTTGGGCGAGCAAAAGTTTGGAGACGAACTGGGTAAGAAATATTTTGGGTCAATGTTTACCGTTCCATTGGGTCGGACCAAGACCGTCGAGTTTTCTTATACCTTGCCAAAAGTTACGGCGGAGAACTATGATCTTTTGATCCAACGCCAATCCGGATCGGGCGCTGTGACTGGGCAGGTGACGATAATTTATAAAAGCCAAAAGAAGATGATGTACGAGATCGATCTTTCAAAAGATTGGAAGTTGAGCGAGAATCAATAG
- the dnaB gene encoding replicative DNA helicase produces the protein MDKNESKDLKMPPQNIDAEKSVLGALMLDKDAIIRVANLIRQGDFYKDIHNIIFETMLDLYEKREPIDVLSLSNRLEEKGQLDAIGGSSYLATLVNTVPSSSNVSHYAKVVQKKSTLRKLIETASEIVELGYHEEEDVDKLLDEAEQKLFAVSQKYIKQDFVPIRSILEAAFNRIDELHKGDHQLRGIPTGYPDLNNILAGFQKSDLIILAARPSIGKTTLALDFARLIAVKEKIPIGIFSLEMGSDQLIDRMLAAQSGVDLWRLRTGRLKTAEGDNDFQRIGEAMGVLSEAQIFIDDAGSANIMEIRTMARRLQMEHNVGMIIIDYLQLMEGRSTGGDNRVNEISEISRSLKQLARELNIPVIALSQLSRNVESRSPQIPKLSDLRESGSIEQDADIVMFLYREDREKPDTPNKNIVEVHIAKHRNGPVGKMSLYFDEASTTFKSLERVHTE, from the coding sequence ATGGACAAAAACGAATCCAAAGATCTCAAAATGCCCCCTCAAAACATCGACGCGGAAAAATCCGTACTCGGTGCTTTGATGCTGGACAAAGACGCCATTATCCGCGTAGCCAACCTCATCCGCCAAGGTGATTTCTATAAAGACATCCACAATATCATTTTCGAAACGATGCTCGACCTCTATGAAAAACGCGAGCCGATTGATGTTCTCTCTCTTTCTAATCGCTTGGAAGAAAAAGGCCAACTGGATGCTATCGGCGGATCAAGTTATCTTGCCACGCTCGTCAACACCGTTCCCTCCAGTTCCAACGTTTCGCACTATGCCAAAGTGGTGCAAAAAAAATCCACCTTGAGAAAATTAATCGAGACCGCCAGTGAAATTGTTGAGCTGGGTTATCACGAAGAAGAAGACGTCGACAAACTGCTCGACGAAGCGGAACAAAAATTGTTCGCCGTTTCGCAAAAATATATCAAACAAGATTTTGTGCCGATCCGCTCCATTTTGGAAGCGGCCTTCAACCGCATCGACGAACTGCATAAAGGTGATCATCAATTGCGTGGAATCCCGACTGGCTACCCGGATCTCAATAACATTCTCGCCGGTTTCCAAAAATCCGATCTCATCATTTTGGCTGCCAGGCCGAGTATCGGAAAAACTACCCTTGCTTTGGATTTTGCCCGCCTCATCGCGGTCAAAGAAAAAATTCCGATTGGTATTTTTTCTTTGGAAATGGGTTCCGACCAATTGATTGATAGGATGCTGGCCGCTCAATCCGGCGTAGATTTGTGGCGTTTGCGCACGGGACGCCTCAAAACGGCTGAAGGTGACAATGACTTTCAGCGGATCGGGGAAGCAATGGGCGTGCTCTCTGAAGCCCAGATTTTCATTGATGACGCTGGTTCCGCCAATATTATGGAAATCCGTACCATGGCGCGACGCCTCCAAATGGAGCACAACGTGGGCATGATTATCATTGATTATTTGCAACTAATGGAAGGCCGTTCTACTGGCGGAGACAACCGCGTCAATGAAATTTCGGAAATTTCCCGCTCCCTAAAACAACTGGCTCGCGAACTCAATATCCCTGTCATCGCCCTTTCCCAGTTGTCGCGTAACGTCGAATCACGTAGTCCACAAATCCCCAAACTGTCTGATCTTCGTGAATCCGGTTCGATTGAGCAAGACGCCGACATTGTGATGTTCCTTTACCGTGAAGACCGCGAAAAACCAGACACCCCCAACAAAAACATCGTCGAAGTCCACATCGCCAAACACAGAAATGGTCCCGTCGGAAAAATGTCCCTCTATTTCGACGAAGCCTCGACAACATTTAAGTCGTTGGAAAGAGTGCACACGGAGTAA